The genomic DNA CTTCTGTCAGGCTCACATGACGTTGCTGATTGTTTGGATGAAAAACCTTGTTCTTTATTTGCATTAACATccttgtaaaaattaatatttgtaaCGTCGTCACATGTGACATTCTTTGAATATGATTCTTTTGAGTCTCCAGAGCTCACTAAATCTTTAGGCGAATCTATTTCTGAGTTTTCATTTGTTAAATCTAACGAGCTATTTGGTTCAGTTGACCCTGCCTCAGGCGAAGATTCGTTGTTTAAGAGAAATAAATGCTTATCAATCACTGTACAATTTGACATAGACAAAATACTAAACTCCTCGTTTGACTTATTCTCACTTCCTGAGCTTGAGTTCAGACTTGAGTGACATGAACAGTTGAGCATGCTATTGTTACAAGTTTGAGTATTTTCGTCACATGTTGAAACATTTGCTTCTAATTCATTCTGTCTTTCAACTACCTCCctaatattatcatcagattTAATTGATTTGTTGAAACTTTCGTGATCCTTGTCTGCGTCTTGATATTCCTGAACTTTATACGGCTCTGTATCTTTTACAGACATacaatttttcccaaataCTTTTAACTTTCCCAAGTGCAATATTTGCGACTCAATATCATACCTCGAACTTAAATCTATGTTAACTAAAGGCTTACACGATACTAAATCCAGATTCGACTGTATCAACGAAAGCTGTTGCACATGAACGGCTTCCACCTGACGCAAAAGCTGCTTTTCTCTTGATTTCAACACACCAATTAGATGCTcgaaacttgtttttatttccagTTGTAtctgaagaaagaaaacgagtGTATTATTTACACATCCATTGTACGGGATATACAAGATTTTCCAATTCTTCTCCTAAGTCTGAATCTTATGGTTTGAGAAATCTCTGGAAGTATGTATTTATAGGTGTTACTGTACACTTTAAGCTGCACTAATCTCAAATATTCTATGGCGATATCGGTGATTGCATATATACGTGACAAGTTAACGAGCTAAAAGCTTTGGTGGAATAGTAGAAGTGTATGCACGTAATAATCCgagatctaaaaaaaaaaaattaccgtagACAAGTCTTTTTTGGTCACTTTAATGCGATTGCATAAAGATATATACCAccgtaattaatttattacaaaaatgcaatagattaatattttcaggtgacCAAAAAAATATCGGAATACCAGACGGTAGCACAGGTAAGAATCTTATACTCACGCTGAGAGTAGTTTCatccaataattttttcccttctgtAATTAATTTGACGTTTGCCAAATTCATGATACTTTCACTTTTCAGGTCATTATTTTCAACCATGGCTCGAATTTCGATTTATGATTGACGGATGTGGCAGATATATTACATGTACACTGAACGTGATACCACGTTAAACAGCCTACGCGGAATCTAAACACCATATGTAAAAGTTCACATTGTACAAGCACTGAGGACGAGTGGGGACCGAACAGAAACGCAGGTAGCTACCTTGAACTTCTCGTTTTAACGGtataattcgttgaaaatgaaCAGCGGAGGAATTGGGGTGATTCGCACAATGAAAAATGCTAATTTCTTGGAAACCTTTGTCACTCAGCAGGGTTGTTGCAATTCGAGGGTGAAAATATGCTTACCGACTTACACGAAAGAGGAGCCACGGCTGCTTGTGCGCGATTAGATTATGGCGGCTTGGCAATCTAGCGgttcaaattttaatcagGCCCTCTCGACCCTCGCGTCTTTCTGCAACACTCGAAAACTCTAATTGAAACCCATTTCTGTTTCACTTATCCCTAGACGTGTACTCATATTTCTGTTATGCGTAATATCTAatgcgtgaattttttttattggtaaTGTAATATTTCCATTGCGAACTGTTGTGATGTCAATCTTCAGCCAACGATAGAGTCAATGAGACAGGTAATTACAAAAACTGTGTCTGTGTCGTGCCTCTCATTTTCTCGATTGAATTTGCATACAATTACTTGTCTGCAATTACCATTATGCGGTAACTAATAATACCTTAGTAAAAATACAAtagttaattataatattatagttaTAATCAACATAAATTAAATGAACTGCTGGAATCCTTATATTCCAGTCTAATTTCCTGGATTGGTGGTGGTTTCAAACTGTAATCATCAAGGATTATTCAGTTTTCGCGAGATTTTAATCGACACCCTGACCCGTTACTTGATATGCTGACAATGCgtgataaatgaattttaaagaacatctgttttttcatcatcacgAACATGtgtgacgaaatttttattgagtCATGGGTGTATAGGTACCAAACACGGAGTAGTAAATCAAAGTATAGTTTATGTGATACTCAATATTGTTCTGATACACCTCAGTTGCTATACGAATGGCTGgccaaaaaattccaaaaatgacATTGATGTCGGTACGTCAATTGACTCACGCCGATAATTCGAAATGCATACTTAGTGGCTATTCTTTGAAATGTCGATATTTTGAAACTTGGCACAAATCGGCGAGTGACGTCGAGGGGAGCTTCAATATACAAATTTCCTACAGTTATCGACTCAACTGACATTGTAAACCCCATGAGCGAGTTGGCAGATACACGGCATTGTCATTACCACCACGCCGGTCGTGCCCTTCTGCTTCCTTCAAATGAATGCTAAGGCCTGCTGTAGTAGCAATATTCGGTTAACATATGTAAGGAAGCGAGAAATTCATGCATAAGTACGCTATCTGCGGAGTCTAACAAAGTGGAGCATTTAAGACGGCAGTTGGAAAAACTAACGTGCTGCATTATAGAGAAAAACCTGAGAGTGTCGCCAGTTTCATAGCGTTCTCTATCACAAAATAGGTTTTTCgaactaattttcatttggcATCAGGAAAACAGAGCACCTTTATGGGTGCATTCCGAAACTAGCTGGCAGCGctgaaaactccctaggacagagacagagctagTCACAAACTcggcagcgcaaaagagataagagATTGCCGATAGCACtgggagctaatttcggaacgcaacCTATGGCGATCAGCAGATGCAGTCAAAACCCACTGCCTCCGTGATGCTAAATACAGTAGAGTGCTGGTCGGTTAGCGACATGTGTTTACCGACCATGTATGTACTCGAAAATTAGTTccagaaatttatttcgtattaGAGCGCGCTACGAAATGTGGAACACGAAAAACACTAGCGTGGTCTCTCTCAGGCTCCTCTCTGTGCATATCCCACAACGTGGTGTACTTCACACTCATGGAATTGGGATCATAGCAAGGAGGGAGATTTTCGTGTCGGATCGGACGATCTTTAGTCAGAGATGAATAGCCAACCATGGCGTATGTCAATGTCGCAGAATGGAAGACAGGTCAGGTGTGTGAGTGGCTGAAAGGTACGTGGAAGGCTTGATTGTTACTTCGCAATATCTGTTATGCCACATTATAAGTGCTCACAATGATACATATTAATTCAACTGCGATTTCTCGTATTATACGATGCTAAAACTCCATTTCCTGTATACGCCCCCCGGTCGCCGTGGTTTATTACGTCCATACATGTATGTCATACAAATACAAACTTCGTTTGTGAAGGCTAATTTTGTTCATTCAGTCCGTCTAATTGCGTAATCCATTGATCAATTCGATATGGCCCTAACTGAATGAACgtctttcatttgtttttgttattctaaaaataattctttcctTTGTTACTTGAAACTTCAATGATGCTTTCATTCTAcatctgaaaattattatgcGTTTTCAGTTAGGGTGCATTGTTTAGGGTGATCGCTTCAAATATGTTTCTGCACAGTTTTCACAGGTTTTTACACACACAGCAGATTCTTTTTTGCTAGTCactcatatttttattaactaAAAGCTTGTACATTTTTAATTCGCTaatacttttttgcgattttcttgACAGGCTTAGACAATTCGGTGTTACCGTACGTTCACAGTTTCATGAACCATGTTGTGAATGGTCAACAACTATTGAATCTTAGACCGGAAGACTTAGAACACCTTGGGGTACTGAAACTTGGCCATCAAGAAATTATTCTCGAAGCTGTCGAGTATTTGAGAAACTTTCACTATGAACTTGACCGTGAAAACTTGCAGCTTCTGGCATTACGACTGTCTTGTCAGGCCCACAGTCTGCACAACGAATTGTCTCGACAAACCGATTCTAAACCTGTCACTACTCAAACTTTATCCGACGTAGCATCCGTCGTAACGTCTCTGAAACCTTTGGTGTGTTGGCTCGATCGATCTCCGTTTAGCGGCCAACTAGAATACAACGATAAAAAGGCTGAGTTGTTGAAGCTTTCCATAGAAATGGCCACCTGCGCTCAACGTGACAGATTCGCTGAAAGACCGATTGAAGAGATAAGAACTACTTGTGGACAACTAGCTAAATTGGCTGATTACATTATACAAGACATTGCCGATCCCATGATATTACAGCCAGCAAGTCTGGATTTAGCAACATTAAAGAAAAGGCCAGGTGATGATTTGGTAAGTAATGAAAAGTAATCCTTTTTCTACTTCATTATCTTTCTTTTGACAATGAGATCAGATTTGTAATTATGATACTATGTAATACGTGTTTAAAAgttatacaatatttatataaagtaatgataataagatGAAAATCGGTCAAGATAAAGTTATTGCCAATTGAATAAGAGATTCTTATGAGacttttcaatattatcaATAAACATTGAAGAACACTTAGCAGCCACATCCGTTTTAGATAAAGCATGAATGTCGGTAAGATTGTCATTTCCTCTGCAGATAATACTTGTTGTGTACAATCTGAATTTAGTACTACCATGGAGTTTTGTATTCtacattcaattcaattatgaAACCTATTTCAGcagtattaaatattatttaaatgcgATTACAAGGATttatgcagaatttttttgtcagatTAAATTATCCAATCTTTTAATAGTATTTGTAGTGATAACTAATTTTTATGTTCACGCTAATACAAGGTGTCTTATTCTAAAAAGTATGCTCCAATATATCGAAATCTAAtcattacattgaaaaatatttcggactaaggtcaaaaaaatgttttgaaaaatccgaTCAAGTGACTTCCCTGTCATATACATCGGGTAACGCTAATGCTTGCAACTCTTAAACACTTTGCAATGCTTAAAAACAGTGTAAACAAGTGCCTAACGCCTTTTGAATGCtgaacaattttattcatcgtaGAACTcgttcttatttttcaattcttctcaAAGATTGACGTATAACCTCTCTTTTCACGAGAAAACTTCGAGTAACCTTGTGGGCCTGTTGGAagataaaaaccaaaaaatgactgaaaataaaagttattcacttttcaatgagaaataataaaatgcaataaaaaatgggagattccatttcaaaaacaaaatatggaTCTCAATGGGTGCAGCAGAGGCCTGGACCCAACAACTGGGAGGCTCATCTGATGCCGCCCTTCATATACAGCAATTTTTGtccgaaatattttataatttaatgcTTAGTTTTTGACATATTTGagcatatttaaaaaaaatgggagGTTCTGTATATACTTATCCAGgattaaaattcaatacagttttaaattttttactcaaatgaataatttagAGATTATTGTTCTATGTTAAATGTTGTtcattgaaataattgaaaaaatttttatgtcaaGGGCTTCTACATATTACCATCGTTTCATGGTGCTCATCAAATAGCCGAAATCAAATTCGGATCTGCTGCACATCAATGCGGCAAAATGGAAGAAGGTGATGAAATTGTTCAGGTAAACAATCAATCAGCTACGGTTccaataaacaattttcctCATATCAGTGAGGCTacctaaaaataattgaaaaatttctaaaaaaaacaTCTATCCCTTGAACATTGATATCTGTCGGAGAATAATAGTTAGACACCATTGATAGAGAAATGAAGCAAGGTATGTGGGGAGTAAGATTAGGAAGAAGAATGAGATACTGTTTAAGTAGGCTTAGTTTCAATCAACTGGTTCTGCAGGCTTGCGTGCTATTCAAATAGACACAACGAAGAAACATCCGCAATTCGGTAGGTAATTTACAGGTTgaacaaaattctaaaaattttccaacaataCACTCAGTGACAATAGTTCTTTTCCACAGAAGTGACTAGTTCAATACAAGTGTCTCCGGAATACAGTGTTTGTTCAATCATCAATGATATTCAACTATTATTCTTTGACATAAATGTAAGTGTATATTGTTAATGAAAGTGGAGCAAACCTATAGGTTCCAAGGCATACTGACAACAAACATGATAATTGTGAAACATAAGTTTCAAATTACACAAGATATTGAGATTGCCTATGGCCATTATTAATTGTGATAGTTCTGAGTGAAACTCTGCTTCAAGTAGACCTTTACTTGAACTAATTAAATACTTGAAAACTATCCCATcttttatttgaagttgaattCTTGCATTAATCCTGTGCACGAGATCTTTTTGAcgaaatttatgtatatatacatgtacttcTTTTTCTCCAGGTTAATTATCAAACGGTTGTTGGatgggagagaaaaaatgtgttAGAACTCTTCCGTGAAAGTCCTGCTGAGGTTTTGTTGACTTTAAAACGACGGCCGAGGCATACTAAAGTATACGGTCAGATATACATAAAACCGTACAGGCTACcaagcaataaaaaaacaacctaTACAACGAGATGGCAGCATAATCTACCATCACCCCGGCCGGAGTTGCTAACGATACCAGATTTCACTATGCCCTTACCTCGGTAAATACAGTTTTGACCATTCAATGTGGTTATCCTATTTTGTAGTTACGTGATGCTGCTAGATTTTTAGGGAATGTAACCTGTTTAATTTGGTGTCTTTTTTTGTAACAGGCAAGTACCAAAGATTCCCAGTCCAGAACCTGCAAGCATTTTGGACACAGTCATCACTTTGGACACGATGCCATCTGATAGCAGTGATTCGGATAGCGAAGTCGAACCTCCGTCATCAGTTCGTTTGTATTCTTCTAAACCAAGAAATTTGGTACAAAGACGTGCTACAATAACAGGCGCTAGTCCAACGACCAAACATGGTGTAGACATTGAGCAGTTTTGGCGAGAGTTGAAAGAAGAACATAACACGACCTTTCAATTACGAGATAAGGCTGCATCTTGTGCTCATGGCTTGGATAATGTCCCTTCGAATTTGAGACCACAAACTTGTCTGGGCATAGAACAAAGTAAACGGAAAAGAAGATTGGACGGACAGATGGATGAAAAGAAAGTTCAGTTTCAGGAAAAGTCTGAAGAGGTTGAGAATACTCATGTCGATAAAGATAAGTTGAACCAAAATTCGAAGCACACGCTCAGCACACAAAAGAGTATTTCCTTTGATACGAATACGATTTACTCGGAAAATAGACTTATGGATGTGGAGATTGACGTTACCTCTAATGCAAATGATATTCAAGTGCCTTCAAATGAAtcaagtaataataaaaatagctcTAGTATTTTACAAGATGTTCAAACATGCGAACCAAGTGCTCACCATAAAGAACGAGGCAAGTTGGACAAGAGTTATAGTACACCAGCATACGATTTGACTGAAAACGATTTTGTGGAACGGAAATTGGCCACCATTGAAAGTCATTCAAAATTGAGTTTGATTTCAAATGCATCTAGTTGTAGTTCGAATAAGACTGAATCTTTCCCAGGTGATGGAATTATTGTTAATGACGTTAATAAGAAGTTAGATAGTATGGATAAGAATTCACCGAATATAGATACACAGAACATTGGTAGCGTTGCacagaaaataaatgattttgaaaaaaatattcgaaatatcGATATCGATGTAAAATCAAATCTTTCGAAAGTGCCTGAGAGAACAGATGTTAGTAGAGGCGTTGTACATATTAGAATTAACGACGTTGACCATAGAAGTAGTACTGAAGATTACCAAAGCAATATTGAAAGCATTCCGGCAAATGCGGAACCTATAAGAGATACTGACAACTATAAggagatttatttattagatGATAAGaatgttaaaaacaaagaggTGGAAGAATCATGCGTTATCAGTGATGCACCACCTAATTATGACACTTCAAGTCATGAGAGTAGTGTTGAAAAGTCTGAATCGACCAGTAGCTACAATGAAAATGTGGGTAGCAGTAGCGAAGGTGATACAACAATTCAAAAGTTTGGCGAACTTATAGAAACTATTAATCATGCTTTGATCGCTCACACTAAATTGGTGCAAGTAAAAGCCAGAAGTGCTgagaatttgcaaaatatcaaTGAGACAAACTCTGTtattgaaacaaacaaaaattttgaccgaaataataaacaagttttggaGAAACATAGTTCGGTAACCAGCATTCAAAATAACAGTTTACAAACAAAACAGGACACAGATGTACCTAAAACAATGCCAACAAAGCCCGAGGCTAAACAGAGATCAATGCCTCCTGAACCTCCTCCacgtaaatatttaaaaccaGCACCCCtaaatttaacaaatatatCTAATGCTTCGGAGGCTCAAGAGAAGCCCGTACCTTTGGACAGGCCTAGTGTTAGGAgagatctgaaaaaatcgGAATCATTTCTTGATAATCCCGTGAATTTTGATACCTCAGATGAATGTCAGAAAAGTGAAGCCATAGAAACTTACAGTGATTTTGTAGCAAAGTCAACTGATTTCATTGATGAACCGAGTACACCACTTGGGGATCATAAACCAACTTTATTGACGGATCCTTATGGTTATTCTGAAATTTATGAGGGTCAATTTAAAGAGGAGAAGGCTTTTTTTGAGGGTTCCACGATAAATTCCACATCGCTGGAACAACACAGATTGGAAAATAATACTTTAAGGAATATGGATTCGCCCGATGGTGTTGGATGTTCTAGGCAAATGCACACTCCTGATTCGAAACCTCGAACTTTAGAAAAGGATAAGAGTTCAGAGAAAGGTGTTGTCAACAGAGCAATGATGGTTGCT from Diprion similis isolate iyDipSimi1 chromosome 2, iyDipSimi1.1, whole genome shotgun sequence includes the following:
- the LOC124415965 gene encoding uncharacterized protein LOC124415965, which produces MVENNDLKSESIMNLANVKLITEGKKLLDETTLSIQLEIKTSFEHLIGVLKSREKQLLRQVEAVHVQQLSLIQSNLDLVSCKPLVNIDLSSRYDIESQILHLGKLKVFGKNCMSVKDTEPYKVQEYQDADKDHESFNKSIKSDDNIREVVERQNELEANVSTCDENTQTCNNSMLNCSCHSSLNSSSGSENKSNEEFSILSMSNCTVIDKHLFLLNNESSPEAGSTEPNSSLDLTNENSEIDSPKDLVSSGDSKESYSKNVTCDDVTNINFYKDVNANKEQGFSSKQSATSCEPDRSRQIRRDSGEHPKQIQQWLQQILVETETEPMVHEIEQFSEISKARLSGQFPLET
- the LOC124412210 gene encoding uncharacterized protein LOC124412210, with the translated sequence MAYVNVAEWKTGQVCEWLKGLDNSVLPYVHSFMNHVVNGQQLLNLRPEDLEHLGVLKLGHQEIILEAVEYLRNFHYELDRENLQLLALRLSCQAHSLHNELSRQTDSKPVTTQTLSDVASVVTSLKPLVCWLDRSPFSGQLEYNDKKAELLKLSIEMATCAQRDRFAERPIEEIRTTCGQLAKLADYIIQDIADPMILQPASLDLATLKKRPGDDLGFYILPSFHGAHQIAEIKFGSAAHQCGKMEEGDEIVQVNYQTVVGWERKNVLELFRESPAEVLLTLKRRPRHTKVYGQIYIKPYRLPSNKKTTYTTRWQHNLPSPRPELLTIPDFTMPLPRQVPKIPSPEPASILDTVITLDTMPSDSSDSDSEVEPPSSVRLYSSKPRNLVQRRATITGASPTTKHGVDIEQFWRELKEEHNTTFQLRDKAASCAHGLDNVPSNLRPQTCLGIEQSKRKRRLDGQMDEKKVQFQEKSEEVENTHVDKDKLNQNSKHTLSTQKSISFDTNTIYSENRLMDVEIDVTSNANDIQVPSNESSNNKNSSSILQDVQTCEPSAHHKERGKLDKSYSTPAYDLTENDFVERKLATIESHSKLSLISNASSCSSNKTESFPGDGIIVNDVNKKLDSMDKNSPNIDTQNIGSVAQKINDFEKNIRNIDIDVKSNLSKVPERTDVSRGVVHIRINDVDHRSSTEDYQSNIESIPANAEPIRDTDNYKEIYLLDDKNVKNKEVEESCVISDAPPNYDTSSHESSVEKSESTSSYNENVGSSSEGDTTIQKFGELIETINHALIAHTKLVQVKARSAENLQNINETNSVIETNKNFDRNNKQVLEKHSSVTSIQNNSLQTKQDTDVPKTMPTKPEAKQRSMPPEPPPRKYLKPAPLNLTNISNASEAQEKPVPLDRPSVRRDLKKSESFLDNPVNFDTSDECQKSEAIETYSDFVAKSTDFIDEPSTPLGDHKPTLLTDPYGYSEIYEGQFKEEKAFFEGSTINSTSLEQHRLENNTLRNMDSPDGVGCSRQMHTPDSKPRTLEKDKSSEKGVVNRAMMVARSIGLHASSSKASGSSPRSSRKRNLLLAKRRNVSVKDVGLGDLEGWLTHRSRGAGGAWARAWFILKGSSLYRFKTQESVKADCLIALTGFTASQATEVKSRKYAFKVYHTGTVFYFAADTEDILTIWLDAINKATLGADSHGQTSALFSETDESDSENKAKFKNGSTLDKPNLEKKFGSLKKLGRKDSGFKEQEMGGASLDRMYLRFLRYSGAGSNQIVPVPTAQFRSYRRVLPTSTPNRKQDLIPHSPDLQVTVAGSTFYGLSSSHSATDVPSSQDMGDYRRTSDRSHSSRSRRPDDLQGFVTLEQFMLSHQEEDRRQELGNRSVSPHVTLLTSDHVHIQHRNFNDISPNNGVIYGQTRNLDEVLPTNGVIYGRTRNWDESSSNSSGTSYGLTRNADDNHGQSKSKDQSNCLQANSNEESSHGPSRVNDYLNETPSAKTKPCQPVYRHRKQHETYSQKSRPQEGVVYYPNSQNESSYRQNEPNLPYDSRVEKPQTSNRQMDANYGQNAHMNGPRTSLRQDLKLGKKNNHNHATRVSDASEILANIHSAPKRLLRNEGYLGSSGDLASPVSSETLQRARKEASVTRKGSFNLIDRRRDHSTPDKHWIDSLRRTDKKSTSSDKSRLKNVAQYQPPPIPSSPFEQDGMRPAFEMHLDKSEHVQKTNRFKSLFGSKTPQKPSTLDLPKDHQKTLLGSPRLHRAIFRERRSNQQHQSNRSGSQSPGDSGISQSLSSFSGTSQSQTFSQSFSSASSVSDWSPDTPTTNIPKSTSIPDHVQKRSSNSSRNSLAPPTLPYIPPPTSPPPDYPGLEYPPVFEPGTYSLTDASLLRNRSKSSQSKSDL